The following coding sequences are from one Nomascus leucogenys isolate Asia unplaced genomic scaffold, Asia_NLE_v1 001778F_24807_qpd_obj, whole genome shotgun sequence window:
- the LOC115834107 gene encoding tripartite motif-containing protein 49D-like codes for MNSGISQVFQKEVTCPICMNYFIDPVTIDCGHSFCRPCFYLNWQDIPILTQCFECIKSTQQRNLKTNIHLKKMASLARKASLWLFLSSEEQMCGTHRETKKMFCEVDKSLLCSLCSSSQEHRDHRHCPVEWAAEEHREKLLKKMQSLWGKARENQRNLNVETTRISHWKDYVNVRLEAIRAEYQKMPAFHHEEEKQNLEMLKKKGRDIFHQLHLSKAKMAHRREILRGTYEELMKMCHKPDVELLQAFGDILYRSECVLLHMPQPLNLELRAGPITGLRDRLNQFRVDITLHHNEANSHIFRCGDLRSICIGCDRQNAPHITATPTSFLAWAAQTFTSGKYYWEVHVGDSWNWAFGVCNKYWQGKNQNGSIYGEEGLFSLGCVKNDTQCSLFTTSPITLQYVPRPTSHVGLFLDCEARTVSFVDVNQSSPIYTIPNCSFSPPLRPVFCCIHL; via the exons ATGAATTCTGGAATCTCGCAAGTCTTCCAGAAGGAAGTCACCTGCCCCATCTGCATGAACTACTTCATAGACCCGGTCACCATagactgtgggcacagcttttgcCGGCCCTGTTTCTACCTCAACTGGCAAGACATCCCAATTCTTACTCAGTGCTTTGAATGCATAAAGTCAACACAGCAGAGAAACCTCAAAACTAACATTCATTTGAAGAAGATGGCTTCCCTTGCCAGGAAAGCCAGTCTCTGGCTATTCCTGAGCTCTGAGGAGCAAATGTGTGGCACTCACAGGGAGACAAAGAAGATGTTCTGTGAAGTGGACAAGAGCCTGCTCTGTTCGCTGTGCTCCAGCTCTCAGGAGCACCGGGATCACAGACACTGTCCCGTTGAGTGGGCTGCTGAGGAACACCGG GAgaagcttttaaagaaaatgcagtctTTATGGGGAAAAGCTCGTGAAAACCAGAGAAACCTGAACGTGGAAACCACCAGAATCAGCCACTGGAAG GATTATGTGAATGTAAGGCTAGAAGCTATTAGAGCTGAGTATCAGAAGATGCCTGCATTTCATcatgaggaagaaaaacagaatttggaGATGCTGAAAAAGAAGGGGAGAGATATTTTTCATCAACTGCATTTAAGCAAAGCCAAAATGGCTCATAGGAGGGAGATTTTAAGAGGAACGTATGAGGAGCTGATGAAAATGTGCCATAAACCAGATGTGGAGCTACTTCAG gcttTTGGAGATATATTATACAG GAGTGAGTGCGTGCTGCTGCACATGCCCCAGCCTCTGAATCTAGAGCTCAGGGCGGGGCCCATCACTGGACTGAGGGACAGGCTCAACCAATTCCGAG tagATATTACTCTGCATCATAATGAAGCCAACAGTCATATCTTTCGATGTGGAGATTTGAGAAGCATTTGTATTGGATGTGACCGTCAAAATGCGCCCCATATCACTGCAACACCTACAAGTTTTCTTGCATGGGCTGCTCAGACTTTCACCTCCGGCAAATATTACTGGGAGGTCCATGTGGGGGACTCTTGGAATTGGGCTTTTGGTGTCTGTAATAAGTATTGGCAAGGGAAGAATCAGAATGGCAGTATATATGGAGAGGAGGGACTCTTTAGTCTTGGGTGTGTTAAGAACGACACTCAGTGCAGTCTCTTTACCACCTCCCCTATTACGCTGCAATATGTCCCAAGACCTACCAGCCATGTAGGATTATTCCTGGATTGTGAAGCTAGAACTGTGAGCTTTGTTGATGTTAATCAAAGCTCCCCTATATACACCATCCCTAATTGctccttctcacctcctctcAGGCCTGTCTTTTGCTGTATTCACCTCTGA